A genome region from Streptomyces antimycoticus includes the following:
- a CDS encoding YwqJ-related putative deaminase, producing MHITQSNGGGDGAALAAGDPRLRWSSVDPDAGPPPLNRRRDGILPAVAAALSVRGETLTCTGGKAEQPPTLHPLVQEFLDALASGQRERFTGRCPEAILLSRHLANVEAGRSKRASRKPLTQGEARRSLKHAKLTTRRIREAGDPQHGSYAPPCLSCAALLAHFGVRTVGETT from the coding sequence ATGCACATCACGCAGAGCAACGGAGGCGGCGACGGCGCCGCTCTCGCGGCCGGCGACCCCCGGCTGAGATGGAGCAGCGTCGACCCCGACGCCGGCCCACCGCCGCTCAACCGGCGCCGCGACGGCATCCTGCCCGCCGTCGCGGCCGCGCTGTCCGTCCGCGGCGAGACGCTGACCTGCACCGGAGGCAAGGCCGAACAACCGCCGACACTCCACCCACTGGTCCAGGAATTCCTCGACGCACTCGCCAGCGGCCAGCGCGAACGTTTCACCGGCCGCTGCCCCGAAGCGATCCTGCTCTCCCGCCACCTGGCCAACGTCGAAGCAGGCCGCTCCAAGCGCGCCTCCCGCAAACCGCTCACCCAGGGTGAAGCCCGCCGCTCCCTCAAACACGCCAAACTCACCACCCGCAGAATCCGCGAGGCCGGCGACCCCCAGCACGGCAGCTACGCCCCACCCTGCCTGTCCTGCGCCGCACTACTGGCCCACTTCGGCGTACGGACGGTGGGTGAGACCACATGA
- the pth gene encoding aminoacyl-tRNA hydrolase, with product MTDDASPWLVVGLGNPGGEYAGNRHNVGFMVADLLAERMGARFKAHKSRAQVVEGRVGPPGPLSRRVVVAKPMSFMNLSGGPVTALRDFYKVPVGHVVAVHDELDIDYGALRLKVGGGDNGHNGLKSITKSLGADYCRVRFGIGRPPGRMDVAAFVLKDFSAAERKELDYFVDRAADAVETLIADGLERAQGTYNS from the coding sequence ATGACGGACGACGCGAGCCCTTGGCTTGTGGTGGGCCTCGGCAATCCCGGGGGCGAGTATGCGGGCAATCGCCACAATGTCGGCTTCATGGTGGCCGATCTGCTGGCGGAGCGGATGGGTGCCCGCTTCAAGGCGCATAAGTCGCGGGCGCAGGTCGTCGAGGGCCGGGTGGGTCCGCCGGGGCCGTTGAGCCGCCGGGTCGTGGTCGCCAAGCCGATGTCCTTCATGAATCTGTCGGGCGGTCCGGTGACCGCGCTGCGCGACTTCTACAAGGTGCCGGTGGGTCATGTCGTGGCGGTCCATGACGAATTGGACATCGATTACGGCGCGCTGCGGTTGAAGGTCGGCGGGGGTGACAATGGCCACAATGGCCTGAAGTCGATCACCAAGTCGCTGGGTGCGGACTACTGCCGGGTGCGCTTCGGGATCGGACGTCCGCCGGGCCGGATGGATGTCGCGGCGTTTGTGCTGAAGGACTTTTCCGCTGCGGAGCGCAAGGAGTTGGACTACTTCGTGGACCGTGCGGCGGATGCGGTGGAGACGCTGATCGCGGACGGGCTGGAGCGCGCGCAGGGGACGTACAACTCCTGA
- a CDS encoding ribose-phosphate diphosphokinase, whose protein sequence is MTGIKTTGEKKLMLFSGRAHPELAEEVAHELGVSLVPTKAFDFANGEIYVRFQESARGADCFLIQSHTTPINKWIMEQLIMVDALKRASARSITVIVPFYGYARQDKKHRGREPISARLIADMLKTAGADRILTVDLHTDQIQGFFDGPVDHLFALPVLADYVGAKVDRSKLTVVSPDAGRVRVADRWCDRLGAPLAIVHKRRDPDVANQVTVHEVVGDVEGRVCVLVDDMIDTGGTICAAADALFANGAEDVIVTATHGVLSGPAADRLKNSKVSEFVFTNTLPTPSEVELDKVTVLSMAPTIARAVQEVFEDGSVTSLFEEQA, encoded by the coding sequence GTGACCGGGATCAAGACGACCGGCGAGAAGAAGCTGATGCTCTTCTCCGGCCGCGCCCACCCCGAGCTGGCCGAGGAGGTCGCCCATGAGCTGGGCGTCAGCTTGGTCCCGACCAAGGCATTCGACTTCGCCAACGGCGAGATCTACGTACGTTTCCAGGAGTCCGCGCGCGGTGCCGACTGCTTTTTGATCCAGAGCCACACGACTCCGATCAATAAGTGGATCATGGAGCAGCTCATCATGGTCGATGCGCTGAAGCGGGCTTCCGCGCGCTCGATCACGGTGATCGTTCCGTTCTACGGCTATGCCCGTCAGGACAAGAAGCACCGTGGCCGTGAGCCGATCTCGGCGCGGCTGATCGCCGACATGCTGAAGACGGCGGGGGCCGACCGGATTCTCACGGTCGATCTGCACACGGATCAGATCCAGGGTTTCTTCGACGGCCCGGTGGACCATCTCTTCGCGCTGCCGGTGCTCGCGGACTACGTGGGTGCGAAGGTCGACCGGTCCAAGCTGACCGTGGTGTCGCCGGACGCCGGCCGGGTGCGGGTGGCGGACCGCTGGTGCGACCGGCTGGGCGCGCCGCTGGCGATCGTGCACAAGCGGCGGGATCCGGATGTGGCGAATCAGGTCACGGTGCATGAGGTGGTCGGTGATGTGGAGGGCCGGGTGTGTGTGCTGGTCGACGACATGATCGACACGGGTGGCACGATCTGTGCGGCGGCGGATGCGCTGTTCGCGAATGGCGCGGAGGACGTGATCGTGACGGCCACGCATGGTGTGCTGTCGGGTCCGGCGGCGGACCGGTTGAAGAACTCGAAGGTCAGTGAGTTCGTGTTCACCAATACGTTGCCGACTCCGAGCGAGGTGGAGCTGGACAAGGTGACGGTGTTGTCGATGGCTCCGACGATTGCTCGCGCGGTGCAGGAGGTCTTCGAGGATGGCTCGGTGACCAGCCTGTTCGAGGAGCAGGCGTGA
- a CDS encoding 50S ribosomal protein L25/general stress protein Ctc — translation MAEVKISAQPRTEFGKGAARRTRAADRVPGVVYGHGVDPLHVTLPAHDLLMALKTPNVLLRLKVEGGKDELVIPKAVQRHPIKIGVLEHVDLLLVQKGEKVTVEVPILTEGDLAPGGNLLEHLLNALPVETEATHIPESVTVSIAGLDAGATIHAKDITLPAGTTLAVEDDAAVLQVVAAQAEAPAEEGAEGEAEGAEA, via the coding sequence ATGGCCGAGGTCAAGATCTCCGCTCAGCCCCGTACCGAGTTCGGCAAGGGTGCGGCCCGGCGTACCCGTGCGGCCGACCGTGTTCCCGGCGTGGTCTACGGCCACGGCGTCGACCCGCTGCATGTCACGCTTCCGGCGCATGACCTGCTGATGGCGCTGAAGACCCCGAACGTTCTGCTGCGTCTGAAGGTCGAGGGCGGCAAGGACGAGCTGGTCATCCCGAAGGCCGTGCAGCGTCACCCGATCAAGATCGGCGTTCTGGAGCATGTCGACCTGCTGCTGGTACAGAAGGGCGAGAAGGTCACCGTGGAGGTGCCGATCCTCACCGAGGGCGACCTGGCCCCGGGTGGCAACCTGCTCGAGCACCTGCTGAACGCGCTGCCGGTCGAGACCGAGGCGACCCACATCCCGGAGTCGGTCACCGTCTCCATCGCGGGTCTGGACGCGGGTGCCACCATCCACGCCAAGGACATCACCCTTCCGGCGGGCACCACGCTGGCGGTCGAGGACGACGCGGCCGTGCTGCAGGTGGTCGCCGCCCAGGCCGAGGCTCCGGCCGAGGAGGGCGCCGAGGGCGAGGCCGAGGGCGCCGAGGCGTAG
- a CDS encoding MFS transporter: protein MLGMALAALDSTIISTAVPQIVGDLGGFSVFSWLFSGYLLAVTVSLPLYGKLSDTFGRKPILLAGVVVFLIGSLLCATAWNMASLIAFRIVQGLGGGALQGTIQVVAADLYPLKERPKIQARLSSVWALSSVAGPAIGGLLAGYADWRWIFLINLPIGALAFLLITRHLHEPRRHREGRARIDWAGALGVFLTGGLLLTALVQGGVAWDWLSAPSLTMLGGAAICAAATVWIERRAAEPIIPGWVWRRRTISAVNLAFAALGLLMIAPTVFLPTYAQSVLGLGPIPAGFVLSTMTLSWPIAAALSSRVYNRVGFRRCAITGMAAATLILAAFPLLPYPGAAWQPALIMLLLGGALGLFQLPLIIGVQSSVEWAERGTATASILFCRQVGQSLGAALFGAVANATLASRLTEAPDAIRPGLPDDLDSVSRALEHPGALTDQAAGYLRRAVDTAVDHVYLGSATAALLALLVLVFLAPRRFPVRTEAEAETES, encoded by the coding sequence ATGCTCGGCATGGCGCTGGCCGCGCTCGACTCGACCATCATCTCCACCGCCGTACCGCAGATCGTCGGCGACCTCGGCGGCTTCTCCGTCTTCTCCTGGCTCTTCTCCGGCTATCTGCTCGCCGTCACCGTCTCCCTGCCGCTGTACGGAAAGCTCTCCGACACCTTCGGCCGCAAACCCATCCTGCTCGCGGGCGTCGTGGTCTTCCTCATCGGCTCACTGCTGTGCGCCACCGCCTGGAACATGGCCTCCCTCATCGCCTTCCGGATCGTCCAGGGACTGGGCGGCGGGGCGCTCCAGGGCACCATCCAGGTCGTCGCCGCCGACCTCTACCCGCTCAAGGAGCGCCCGAAGATCCAGGCCAGGCTCTCCTCCGTCTGGGCGCTCTCCTCCGTCGCGGGCCCCGCGATCGGCGGACTGCTCGCCGGATACGCCGACTGGCGCTGGATCTTCCTCATCAACCTGCCGATCGGCGCCCTGGCATTCCTCCTCATCACCCGCCATCTGCACGAACCGCGACGGCACCGGGAGGGCCGCGCCAGGATCGACTGGGCCGGGGCGCTCGGCGTCTTCCTCACCGGCGGACTGCTGCTGACCGCCCTCGTCCAGGGCGGGGTGGCCTGGGACTGGCTGTCCGCCCCGTCCCTGACCATGCTCGGCGGCGCCGCCATCTGCGCCGCGGCCACCGTATGGATCGAACGGCGCGCCGCCGAACCGATCATCCCCGGCTGGGTCTGGCGCCGCCGCACCATCTCGGCGGTCAACCTCGCGTTCGCCGCGCTCGGCCTGCTGATGATCGCCCCGACCGTCTTTCTGCCCACCTACGCCCAGTCGGTGCTGGGACTCGGACCGATACCGGCCGGTTTCGTGCTCTCCACGATGACGCTGAGCTGGCCGATCGCGGCCGCGCTCAGCAGCCGCGTCTACAACCGCGTCGGCTTCCGGCGTTGCGCCATCACCGGCATGGCCGCCGCCACACTGATCCTGGCCGCCTTCCCCCTCCTCCCCTACCCCGGTGCCGCCTGGCAGCCCGCGCTGATCATGCTGCTGCTCGGGGGCGCCCTCGGGCTCTTCCAACTGCCGCTGATCATCGGGGTGCAGTCGTCCGTCGAATGGGCCGAGCGCGGCACCGCCACCGCCTCGATCCTCTTCTGCCGCCAGGTCGGCCAGAGCCTCGGGGCGGCACTCTTCGGGGCCGTCGCCAACGCGACCCTCGCCTCCCGGCTCACCGAAGCCCCCGACGCCATCCGGCCGGGGCTGCCCGACGACCTGGACTCGGTCTCCCGCGCCCTGGAACACCCCGGCGCCCTCACCGACCAGGCGGCCGGCTATCTGCGGCGGGCCGTGGACACCGCCGTCGACCACGTCTACCTGGGCTCGGCGACCGCCGCCCTGCTGGCGCTGCTGGTTCTGGTGTTCCTCGCCCCGCGCCGCTTCCCGGTCCGCACCGAGGCCGAGGCCGAGACGGAATCCTGA
- a CDS encoding SUKH-3 domain-containing protein yields the protein MNQAHQAPQAPEAAQTPPTRPARQPIDRLDVTRFSVAVDAALRDAGWQPGRWDMHRAEVWADTLRAHTSPAGHRHTVFPAAVEAWAEFGGLHIQPPGTGREIAPTPFRIDPLHGLHLARTLGDLGHALETEICPLGEESDGQALLTIDAEGRVYSLDHTGDWYLGPTLDAALSTLVTGALPARLARA from the coding sequence ATGAACCAGGCACATCAGGCACCACAGGCCCCGGAGGCGGCGCAGACACCGCCGACACGCCCGGCCCGACAACCCATCGACCGCCTGGACGTCACCCGCTTCTCCGTCGCCGTCGACGCCGCCCTCCGCGACGCCGGCTGGCAACCCGGCCGCTGGGACATGCACCGTGCCGAAGTCTGGGCCGACACCCTCCGCGCCCACACCTCCCCCGCAGGCCACCGCCACACCGTCTTCCCGGCCGCCGTCGAAGCATGGGCGGAATTCGGCGGACTCCACATCCAGCCACCCGGCACGGGCCGCGAAATCGCCCCCACCCCCTTCCGCATCGACCCGCTGCACGGCCTCCACCTCGCCCGCACCCTCGGCGACCTGGGCCACGCCCTCGAAACCGAGATCTGCCCACTGGGCGAAGAATCCGACGGCCAGGCACTGCTGACCATCGACGCGGAAGGCCGGGTCTACAGCCTCGACCACACCGGAGACTGGTACCTCGGCCCCACCCTCGACGCCGCCCTCAGCACCCTCGTCACCGGCGCACTCCCGGCCAGACTGGCCCGCGCATAA
- a CDS encoding cellulose-binding protein: MGASVSRQGFTIVGGRGRGYRPAQVDHYVAELSETRDAAWERAARLTVLANELTAEAERLREVIAQLAPQTYESLGDRAQLILMAAEEEVVCLRAAAEASAQEEWEAAQVVARTVRDAARDEAERVREAAEVAARATLESAQVDVDELRAVSRQDAKEWRTQALAELKEMRQRAAGILAEQEREHAERWEAAGRELAERDNAMTARLAQLEEYAQATLADAKREYGMAEQAARLRQEDAQAQAAEIIAQARAREERLARETERTLREHVERREELKAHLEHVRGSLAALTGKPVAAEDAAAAPRPES, translated from the coding sequence ATGGGCGCATCGGTGTCACGTCAGGGCTTCACCATCGTCGGCGGACGGGGCCGTGGCTACCGGCCCGCGCAGGTCGACCACTATGTGGCGGAGCTGTCCGAAACGCGGGACGCGGCGTGGGAGCGCGCCGCGCGCCTCACCGTGCTGGCCAATGAGCTGACCGCCGAGGCGGAGCGGCTGCGCGAGGTGATCGCCCAACTGGCCCCCCAGACCTATGAGTCGCTCGGCGACCGGGCCCAGCTCATCCTCATGGCGGCCGAGGAGGAGGTCGTCTGTCTGCGGGCGGCGGCCGAGGCGTCGGCGCAGGAGGAGTGGGAGGCGGCGCAGGTGGTGGCCCGTACGGTGCGGGACGCCGCCCGCGACGAGGCCGAGCGGGTCCGCGAGGCCGCCGAGGTGGCGGCGCGCGCCACGTTGGAGTCGGCCCAGGTGGATGTGGACGAGCTGCGGGCCGTCTCGCGTCAGGACGCCAAGGAGTGGCGGACGCAGGCGCTGGCGGAGCTGAAGGAGATGCGGCAGCGCGCCGCCGGGATCCTGGCCGAGCAGGAGCGGGAGCACGCCGAGCGGTGGGAGGCGGCGGGCCGTGAACTGGCCGAGCGGGACAACGCGATGACGGCCCGGCTGGCCCAGCTCGAGGAGTACGCCCAGGCGACGCTCGCCGACGCCAAGCGGGAGTACGGGATGGCCGAGCAGGCCGCGCGGCTGCGGCAGGAGGACGCGCAGGCGCAGGCGGCGGAGATCATCGCGCAGGCGCGGGCCCGCGAGGAGCGCCTGGCGCGGGAGACGGAGCGGACGCTGCGCGAGCATGTGGAGCGGCGTGAGGAGCTCAAGGCGCATCTGGAGCATGTGCGCGGCAGCCTGGCGGCGCTGACCGGGAAGCCGGTGGCGGCGGAGGACGCGGCGGCGGCGCCGCGCCCCGAGTCCTGA
- a CDS encoding HNH endonuclease, whose translation MTTGRLGQHAAPPNTAYAGQVVHFPDPVRAARHPKGVRVDEHGFPDFSPYARAAAEIAEPPEGFGVDELRLTDYVSANAALHATGHELWNGASAVATPHGWTWHHVVGTRRMELVPVEVKALLRHHGGLATAQVDQEKRGTRPLQETRPIHVGLPLRGISVTEEQVLGVEEDLGYRLPEAYRAFLKAAGGCAPVGTALDPELGLLIDQPFFTVRDEAAVNDLVYINKCLRDHFTKDYLGVGFVQGGVIAVKVKGDAIGSVWFCAYDDARDRDGWTVQERVGRLLLPCGDDFDAFLLRLAGNPPELETVANLMVDGGFAYAVPVEG comes from the coding sequence ATGACGACAGGTCGGCTCGGGCAGCATGCCGCGCCACCGAACACGGCCTACGCCGGGCAGGTCGTGCACTTCCCGGATCCCGTCCGGGCCGCGCGCCACCCCAAGGGCGTCCGAGTGGACGAACACGGCTTTCCGGACTTTTCGCCGTATGCGCGTGCGGCCGCCGAAATCGCCGAGCCCCCGGAGGGGTTCGGCGTCGACGAGCTGCGGCTGACGGACTATGTCTCGGCGAACGCGGCGCTGCACGCCACCGGCCATGAGCTGTGGAACGGGGCGTCGGCGGTGGCCACACCGCACGGCTGGACCTGGCACCACGTGGTCGGCACCCGCCGGATGGAGCTGGTTCCGGTCGAGGTCAAGGCGCTGCTGCGGCATCACGGTGGGCTTGCGACGGCGCAGGTCGACCAGGAGAAGCGGGGCACTCGCCCGCTGCAGGAGACCCGGCCGATCCATGTGGGCCTGCCGTTGAGGGGCATTTCGGTCACCGAGGAGCAGGTGCTCGGTGTCGAGGAGGATCTGGGCTATCGGCTGCCCGAGGCGTACCGCGCCTTCCTCAAGGCGGCGGGCGGCTGCGCACCGGTCGGCACGGCGCTGGATCCGGAGCTGGGGCTGCTGATCGACCAGCCGTTCTTCACGGTGCGCGACGAGGCGGCGGTCAATGACCTCGTCTATATCAACAAGTGTCTGCGGGATCACTTCACCAAGGACTATCTGGGCGTGGGCTTCGTCCAGGGCGGTGTGATCGCGGTCAAGGTGAAGGGTGACGCGATCGGCTCGGTGTGGTTCTGCGCGTATGACGACGCGCGGGACCGTGACGGCTGGACGGTCCAGGAGCGGGTGGGGCGGCTGTTGCTGCCGTGCGGCGACGACTTCGACGCCTTCCTGCTCCGGCTGGCGGGCAATCCGCCGGAGCTGGAGACCGTGGCGAACCTGATGGTGGACGGTGGATTCGCGTACGCCGTCCCGGTGGAGGGGTGA
- a CDS encoding sensor histidine kinase: protein MSSTGEEATGARGVPVGPWWWSRRRSMGLDVLLAVASAVECAVEGVFFAHDARIPVVVGVLIGVVVGATLVLRRRWAIAVVLISIAITPAEMGLLLGVVSLYTLASSEVPRRITALLAGMAAVGSFLVTVIGLRRDNPQSGLGTSVWEAPMFAMVLTLGLTAPPVLLGLYVRARRRLVESLRERADGLERELSLLAERAEERAEWARNEERTRIAREMHDVVAHRVSLMVVHAAALQAVALKDPEKASKNAALVGDMGRQALTELRQMLGVLRSEDGLRAPGAASAAVASGPVVAAGDRAADVAGSSVDVDGSSADAAEERPLASVAVAASAAAEAAGAAGRDVGALGGPRLAELEALVGQSRAAGMAVELSVEGEKRRYAASVEQAAYRVVQEALTNVHKHAPGASARVRVAHRSAEIAVQVENGPSERGAADAGLPSGGNGLVGMRERVSTLGGGFVSGATEAGGFRVSAVIPDGTDGTDGTDDADHTDSVDEKDHTVGGDRLEGRPVEGTAAEGRGGGVERAQRA from the coding sequence ATGAGTTCGACGGGGGAAGAGGCGACGGGCGCGCGGGGCGTGCCCGTGGGGCCGTGGTGGTGGTCGCGGCGGCGGAGTATGGGGCTCGATGTCCTGCTCGCCGTGGCGTCGGCGGTGGAGTGTGCGGTAGAGGGTGTCTTTTTCGCGCATGATGCCCGGATTCCGGTTGTTGTCGGGGTGCTGATCGGGGTGGTCGTCGGGGCCACGCTGGTGTTGCGGCGGCGCTGGGCGATCGCCGTGGTGCTGATATCGATCGCGATCACGCCCGCCGAGATGGGTCTGCTGCTCGGTGTCGTGTCGCTGTACACGCTGGCGTCGTCCGAGGTGCCGCGCCGGATCACGGCGTTGCTGGCCGGGATGGCGGCGGTGGGGAGCTTCCTCGTCACGGTGATCGGCCTTCGGCGGGACAATCCGCAGAGTGGTCTGGGGACCTCCGTGTGGGAGGCCCCGATGTTCGCCATGGTGCTCACGTTGGGGCTGACCGCTCCGCCGGTGCTGTTGGGGTTGTATGTCCGGGCGCGGCGGCGGCTGGTGGAGAGTCTGCGGGAGCGGGCGGACGGTCTGGAGCGGGAGCTGTCGCTGCTGGCGGAGCGGGCGGAGGAGCGGGCCGAGTGGGCGCGTAATGAGGAGCGGACCCGGATCGCGCGGGAGATGCATGACGTGGTGGCGCACCGGGTGAGTTTGATGGTGGTGCATGCGGCGGCGTTGCAGGCGGTGGCGCTCAAGGATCCGGAGAAGGCGTCGAAGAATGCGGCGCTGGTGGGCGATATGGGGCGGCAGGCGCTGACGGAGTTGCGGCAGATGTTGGGGGTGTTGCGGTCGGAGGATGGTCTGCGGGCTCCGGGTGCGGCTTCGGCCGCCGTCGCGTCGGGGCCGGTGGTCGCTGCCGGGGATCGGGCCGCGGATGTGGCCGGGTCTTCTGTCGATGTCGATGGTTCGTCCGCGGATGCTGCCGAGGAGCGGCCGCTGGCGTCGGTGGCGGTCGCGGCTTCGGCGGCTGCGGAGGCCGCGGGGGCGGCCGGGAGGGATGTGGGGGCGCTCGGGGGGCCGCGGCTGGCGGAGCTGGAGGCGCTGGTGGGGCAGTCCCGGGCGGCGGGGATGGCGGTGGAGCTGTCGGTGGAGGGTGAGAAGCGGCGGTATGCGGCTTCGGTGGAGCAGGCGGCGTATCGGGTGGTGCAGGAGGCGTTGACCAACGTCCATAAGCATGCTCCGGGCGCGAGTGCCCGGGTTCGGGTGGCGCATCGTTCGGCCGAGATCGCGGTTCAGGTGGAGAACGGGCCGTCGGAGCGGGGTGCGGCGGATGCCGGGCTGCCGAGTGGGGGGAATGGTCTGGTCGGGATGCGGGAGCGGGTGTCCACGCTCGGTGGGGGTTTTGTGTCGGGGGCCACGGAGGCGGGTGGCTTCCGTGTGTCGGCGGTCATTCCGGATGGCACGGATGGCACGGATGGCACGGATGACGCGGATCACACCGATAGCGTGGATGAGAAGGATCACACGGTCGGCGGGGATCGGCTGGAGGGCCGTCCGGTGGAGGGCACGGCGGCCGAGGGTCGCGGCGGGGGCGTGGAGCGGGCGCAGCGCGCCTAG
- the glmU gene encoding bifunctional UDP-N-acetylglucosamine diphosphorylase/glucosamine-1-phosphate N-acetyltransferase GlmU — MSANRPAAVVVLAAGEGTRMKSATPKVLHALCGRSLVGHVVAASRELSPEHLVVVVGHAREQVSAHLAEIDAEVRTAVQHEQNGTGHAVRMGLEELSDSGVALDGTVIVVCGDTPLLTGETLQRLAAAHSGDGNAVTVLSAEVPDATGYGRIVRDDASGAVTAIVEHKDATDTQRAIREINSGVFAFDAQLLTDALGKVRTDNSQGEEYLTDVLGILREAGHRVGACVAADHREIVGINNRVQLAEARRLLNDRLLERAMLSGVTVVDPATTWIDVTVTFEPDALVHPGTQLLGATHLAANAEVGPNSRLTDTTVGAGAVVAFTVADGAVVGAGASVGPYAYLRPGTRLGAKAKAGTYVEMKNATIGEGTKVPHLSYVGDATIGEQTNIGAASVFVNYDGVNKHHTTIGSHCRTGADNMLVAPVTIGDGAYTAAGSVITKDVPPGSLAVARGQQRNIEGWVARKRPGSAAAQAAEAARREDEGQQ, encoded by the coding sequence GTGAGCGCCAACCGCCCGGCAGCCGTCGTCGTCCTCGCAGCGGGTGAGGGCACCCGCATGAAATCGGCGACCCCGAAGGTTCTGCACGCCCTCTGCGGCCGCTCCCTCGTCGGGCACGTCGTAGCCGCCTCCCGTGAGCTCTCGCCCGAGCATCTCGTCGTCGTGGTCGGCCACGCCCGGGAGCAGGTCTCCGCACATCTGGCCGAGATCGACGCCGAGGTGCGCACCGCCGTCCAGCATGAGCAGAACGGCACCGGGCACGCCGTCCGGATGGGTCTGGAGGAGCTGTCCGACAGCGGGGTCGCCCTCGACGGCACCGTGATCGTCGTCTGTGGTGACACGCCGCTGCTGACCGGCGAGACGCTCCAGCGGCTCGCCGCGGCGCACTCCGGCGACGGGAACGCCGTGACCGTGCTGAGCGCCGAGGTCCCCGACGCCACGGGTTACGGACGGATCGTGCGGGACGACGCGAGCGGCGCCGTCACCGCGATCGTGGAGCACAAGGACGCGACCGACACGCAGCGCGCGATCCGTGAGATCAACTCCGGGGTCTTCGCCTTCGACGCGCAGCTGCTCACCGACGCCCTCGGCAAGGTGCGCACCGACAACAGCCAGGGTGAGGAGTACCTCACCGATGTGCTGGGCATTCTGCGCGAGGCCGGGCATCGGGTGGGCGCGTGTGTGGCGGCCGACCACCGCGAGATCGTCGGGATCAACAACCGTGTGCAGTTGGCGGAGGCGCGCCGGCTGCTCAACGACCGGCTGCTGGAGCGCGCGATGCTGAGCGGGGTGACCGTCGTCGATCCGGCCACCACCTGGATCGATGTGACCGTCACTTTCGAGCCGGATGCGCTGGTGCACCCCGGTACCCAGTTGCTGGGGGCCACTCACCTGGCCGCGAATGCCGAGGTGGGGCCGAATTCCCGGCTCACCGACACCACGGTCGGCGCGGGTGCGGTGGTGGCGTTCACGGTCGCGGACGGCGCGGTGGTCGGCGCGGGGGCGAGTGTGGGGCCGTACGCGTATCTGCGTCCGGGGACCCGGCTGGGTGCGAAGGCCAAGGCGGGTACGTATGTGGAGATGAAGAACGCCACGATCGGCGAGGGCACCAAGGTGCCGCATCTGTCCTATGTGGGCGATGCGACGATCGGTGAGCAGACCAATATCGGTGCGGCGAGCGTCTTCGTGAACTACGACGGTGTGAACAAGCACCACACCACCATCGGCAGCCACTGCCGGACCGGGGCCGACAACATGCTTGTGGCTCCCGTCACGATCGGGGACGGCGCTTACACCGCCGCCGGATCGGTCATCACCAAGGATGTGCCCCCGGGCTCGCTCGCCGTCGCACGCGGACAGCAGCGGAACATCGAGGGCTGGGTCGCCCGCAAGCGCCCCGGAAGTGCCGCGGCACAGGCCGCCGAGGCCGCTCGTCGGGAGGACGAGGGCCAGCAGTGA